One Dasania marina DSM 21967 DNA segment encodes these proteins:
- a CDS encoding TonB-dependent receptor — MKKNQLTPIAYAVRRSVTFGVAAMLSMGASAQLEELIVTAQHQSENIQDVPIAITALSADELKSADIFDANGIAMHTPGLSFSEFAPGQAIPSLRGISSADDGAGLDNSVALFLDGVYIGRGASINFDMFDLERVEVLRGPQGTLFGRNAIGGAINVISSNPTDKLSAQVGATVGNEGIVRYQGLLSGPLSENLAGKLSVSHREHDGFVDNVVLGTELQDEDQTSIRGQLRLRLDQSAWLLSVDTMDDERADMGRTPVNDNAPLQEILRQNGVTRARQNAGSKDGFSEREASGISLQGDVEFDTGVLTTITAFRHAETDWEMASIGAPIGGLGLPFDEVTDDIVEDIDTLSQEIRWTSDLEGDFNYTVGTFFFTEETDRTEIFRITAAGSYDDPLNPFRITDVGTQETIGNEYSRTKNETTSFAVYAQGTWEVTDKLHLTAGARYTKDEKDYTAESVNCDLVADGTMDGTPFEDFAACGGVGGSLNIINETFEVNPSDEWEDFSPKLVLQYFATEDMMMFASATKGFKSGGFAGSQGVESAASNSVDPETALNYELGFKGNLTETFRLNLTAYYTDYEDLQIVRFGPVPNSTFGTFVTSNLGEAVIQGAELEVTWQPNEFLKVSGFYAYLDTEADDLVLETTGGIVDASGKHLTRSPRESSNINVNYFVPTDIGNIDFRLEYSFSAIQQMDYADDRITADQFELWDGRVGWTSTDEQWEVALWGKNLLDEEYIAHQYVIGPGGIGTWGAPRTYGVSVSWSM, encoded by the coding sequence ATGAAAAAAAATCAGCTTACACCGATAGCTTACGCTGTTAGGCGGTCGGTTACTTTTGGCGTGGCAGCAATGCTATCTATGGGGGCTTCTGCACAATTAGAAGAGCTTATAGTAACTGCACAACACCAATCCGAAAATATTCAAGATGTGCCCATTGCTATTACAGCGCTAAGTGCCGATGAATTAAAAAGCGCGGACATATTCGATGCCAACGGTATTGCCATGCATACACCGGGCTTAAGTTTTAGTGAGTTTGCACCTGGGCAGGCAATTCCTTCCCTGCGTGGTATTTCCTCAGCGGATGATGGTGCGGGCCTAGATAACTCTGTAGCCTTGTTTTTAGACGGTGTTTACATTGGCCGTGGCGCGAGTATTAATTTTGACATGTTTGATTTAGAGCGGGTAGAAGTGCTTCGTGGCCCTCAAGGCACTTTATTTGGTCGCAATGCTATTGGTGGTGCAATTAACGTCATCTCAAGTAACCCTACCGATAAGCTTAGTGCTCAAGTAGGGGCAACCGTTGGTAATGAAGGCATTGTCCGCTACCAGGGTTTGTTGAGTGGCCCGCTGTCAGAAAATTTGGCGGGTAAGCTGTCGGTTAGCCATCGTGAACACGATGGTTTTGTTGATAACGTCGTCTTAGGGACTGAGCTTCAAGACGAAGATCAAACCTCAATTCGTGGCCAGTTACGCTTACGGTTAGATCAATCTGCTTGGTTATTAAGCGTTGATACGATGGACGATGAGCGAGCCGATATGGGTCGCACGCCAGTCAATGATAACGCGCCTTTACAGGAAATTCTGAGGCAAAACGGTGTGACCCGTGCTCGCCAAAATGCGGGTTCTAAAGATGGTTTTTCCGAGCGGGAAGCCAGTGGTATTAGCTTGCAGGGTGATGTTGAGTTTGATACGGGCGTGTTAACCACTATTACCGCTTTTCGACACGCAGAGACTGATTGGGAAATGGCCTCGATCGGTGCGCCGATTGGAGGGTTGGGTTTGCCTTTTGATGAGGTTACCGATGATATCGTAGAAGATATTGATACCTTATCGCAGGAGATCCGTTGGACTTCAGACCTAGAAGGTGATTTTAATTATACGGTGGGCACGTTTTTCTTCACTGAAGAAACCGACCGGACTGAAATATTTAGAATTACGGCGGCGGGCAGTTACGATGACCCATTGAATCCTTTCAGAATTACTGATGTGGGTACGCAGGAGACCATTGGTAATGAATATTCCCGAACCAAAAACGAAACAACCAGTTTTGCTGTTTACGCCCAAGGCACTTGGGAGGTGACTGATAAATTACATCTAACCGCAGGGGCGCGTTATACCAAGGATGAAAAAGACTATACCGCTGAGTCGGTTAACTGTGATTTGGTCGCAGATGGCACAATGGATGGCACACCATTTGAGGATTTTGCAGCTTGTGGTGGAGTCGGTGGCAGCTTAAATATTATTAATGAGACCTTTGAGGTTAACCCCTCTGATGAGTGGGAAGATTTCTCACCCAAGCTGGTGCTGCAGTATTTTGCTACTGAAGACATGATGATGTTTGCCTCTGCCACCAAAGGTTTTAAGAGCGGTGGTTTCGCTGGCTCGCAAGGTGTTGAGTCGGCTGCTTCGAACTCAGTTGACCCCGAAACGGCGCTTAATTATGAGTTAGGTTTTAAGGGTAACCTAACCGAGACCTTCCGTTTAAACTTAACGGCCTACTATACCGATTATGAAGACCTCCAAATTGTGCGCTTTGGGCCTGTTCCAAACTCAACATTTGGTACTTTTGTTACCTCCAATTTGGGTGAGGCGGTTATTCAAGGGGCAGAGTTAGAGGTTACATGGCAGCCTAATGAATTTCTTAAAGTGTCGGGTTTTTATGCCTATTTAGATACCGAAGCGGATGATTTAGTGCTTGAGACAACAGGTGGGATAGTTGATGCTTCGGGTAAACATCTAACTCGCTCGCCCAGAGAGTCATCCAATATCAACGTCAACTACTTCGTGCCTACCGATATTGGTAATATTGATTTTCGTTTGGAATATAGTTTCTCGGCGATTCAGCAAATGGATTATGCCGATGATCGTATTACTGCTGATCAATTTGAGTTGTGGGATGGCCGTGTAGGTTGGACTTCAACAGATGAGCAATGGGAGGTGGCCTTATGGGGCAAGAACCTATTAGATGAAGAATATATTGCGCACCAATATGTAATTGGGCCGGGCGGTATTGGTACTTGGGGTGCTCCAAGAACTTACGGAGTGAGTGTTAGCTGGAGTATGTGA